The genomic interval AATTTAGCTATCGGCGACTGTGAATTTAAAAGATCGCAGGCATTTTCATTGATATTGGATACAAGGAAATATTGCAAAAATCATTTTCTAACTTGCTAAAGCTGTCTTTAAAAGAGGATAAATTCGCTAAAGCATATAAGTTCATGATAACATAAAATATGCCAActcttttattttcaagaaacaaaATCAACCTAAagcatatattatataaaatacattcatTATCTAATAAAGCTCTGTAATTGTAGTCAATTTTTCACATGATTTGAATAATGCACAGTATTACACAcactaatttacacaaatttgtTAATCAATCTGAATGAACTATGTAAGCATACATAATTAAAATAGGTTTGTTGTTCACTTTAGGTGGCACTCGAATCCTGTTTAACATATGGCGAGAGAAGTCTGCCTCTTTCCTGATGCTAATTCATCTTGGCTACGGAATTGGCTCTTTCGTTGTACCACTGTATTCGAATCCTTTCCTAGCTGACAAAGTCTCCCAGCCATCGGATGGAAACACAACACTGGATAACAATACTACAACAGAAAGCGCCATAGCTGCCACCACGGAAAGTAATTTGTCGGAAAAAAATGACACTTTGCAGAAGGGTGACTCAAGGATCGAATATGCGTACGCCATTTCTGCTTTAATAGTTGCTTTAGTATCGATCGCATTTTACTTCTACCAAATTCGAGAGTCGAGAAACATGAAGAAGGAGTTCAAAGATATTAAACCAGACAcaaaaattaaagacaaaaatgacaaaagaaaaaaacggTCATTCAAAGAGATGATTAACCCAGCTACCTGTGCAAAGGGTAGATTTTGGTACGGATCTTCAATTTTGTTCCTTTTGGTCTTTTATTTCGGAAATATTGCCGGGGGAGACAGAATGATTGGCAACTTCATACGTAGCTACGCCATTGATCAGTTAGGATTTAGCAAAGACTCTGCATCAGTTTTAAATACTGCGTACTGGATCACTTTTTCAGCCGGTAGactcatttttatatttcttgcGCGTTGTATATCCATCAGAATTCTTATACTTGTAGAAGCCGGGGGCATGGCTTTATCATCTCTTTTGTTAATGATATTTGCCGATGAAAGTTCCCTATCACTTTGGATAATAATACAGTTCTTTTCCTTCTTTTGCGCCGCCATTTGGCCCACTGGTATTGCATGGACAGATTACCACATTGAACTCACAGGTCTTGGTATGTCGTTGCAAACACTTGGTGCGTCAGTTGGAGGGGTCTGTCATATGAGGTTAATCGGATTCTTATATGAACACTATGGACCGAAAACGTTCTTATATCAAACCCTTGGTTATGGAGCTTTGCAGTTTGTTTTAGCTTCGTGTTTAGATATTGTAGGGGCACAACATGGGAATCGTTTCGATCCAGATGACGATAATACGGTTGAGATCGAATTGGCAGCAACAGAAAACTCTACTgatacaattaaaaaatcttaaagtaAACTAGATCAGTCCGAACTATTGCAGTAACGTATCTACGATAAAGTTTACCAAAATTGAAGTATCTCTCGTTTTGTGAGCAGTAATAATTCCAAAATACACCCGGATTTCCTAAAAGGGTGTGATCTGACATCTTTTGTAACTTTCAAGCAATGCATATGTCTTGAATACATGTACTCGTATTCCTAAATATAAAACAGAAAGTATATGATATTATGTTACCATATTTTGTTCGAAGAGAATTTTCATGGAGGCATCAGTGCTATTGTTTAAGTTTTTAAAACGAGGTATGAAGTACAgctaatcattttatatatcctgatcatatcatcatcattaataataataataataattattaataataataccACTTTCAGACAAAAATCTGTTTCTTGTTTACAGTGTCAGCAACTATCAAGAAAATTATTAACACTCAATAGTTAtcatgtttataattattttatttcatatatcctTTCCCTGAAGTCAACATAATGAGCAGTTTAGATGCGTTAACATTAATAACATCTGTTTAACATCTGTTTAAGATACAAACTACATCTCCGAGCAAATTTTGGAATGTTCTTTCGAATGATACAAATTCATTTGTCCTCAATAGGACATAAATTGTAAAGCCCTGTGGTAAGCCAACACCTGGCATGAACAGAAGATATATCACGTTTCTGCGATACTATAAAACTGTCAATAATTAGATACCTCTTGTATCctgtaatttataataataataataataataataataataataataataataactttattttctgaaggttacataataagtgtacaaatacagatattttacaacttatttccagtatggccttcaactgatatacatttacacatacacacgatcatacagtcaatttataattaaacatttatataaaaatacacatatcagaattacttagaTTTTCTCGACAAATACGTCTcgaattaaagaagtcttaaataaacgtaatataacaataactatgttttaaaagaattaccatgcgtcacaaagattatataTGACAAGTAAgatgtacaaaaaagaaagtctgtcccataaaataataaatagttccagatttgaataataagataatacaattattattatcattgaaacgaatacagtaacatcaattcaacaaaattcttgttattacaagtaattaattgctaaaaactattgtaacatGAGAAAATCATGCTTGAAcgcagttatattattattattattatgaattttaatgtaagaaggaagtggattccatatgtgtgcagctttgtagctaaatgtttgtttcaggtagttcgttttaggtttaacaatgGAAAGATCCATGTTTTCGGATGAGCGCATACTGTAATtatcattatgaacaaaatatagtaaatctgaaatatatataggacaatctcctgttttacttttgtacactaataatgaaatatggtatttgcacctGTCCTAaaaagatagaagttttgaatttcttaatacttcatcaaagttgctacactttgattttgtaattatttttatagcgcgtctctgcaaagatgtaattttatcagtgtccgaTTTGTGGCAAAGTCCCTAGACATTGCAACAATAttccatggttgacataataCATGCATttgtaatacaatagtttcatctcaTCTGTTACGAAAAATGCAGTTCTTCTAAGTAGAGCAATTTTTGAGTTTAGTTTATTGGCCACGGTACTAACATGGGATTGCCAAGACAGACAAATAGAACTTTCTGACACTTCACGTTTTCAATGACCAAACCGTCTAAAACTAACTCAAGtattttagtatgttttatttcgACTCTAGTGCTCAataccatacattttgtttttgaaggataaagtgacatgttatttattttacaccaattatgGACATTATTTAGGCTATACTGAAGTTCAGACTGAATTTTTGTAATTATGTAAGGTGGAGTCATCGGCATATAGATCAATGTTGGTACTATTTAAAATTAACGCCATGTCATTGATATATGTCAGAAAAAGAAGTCTGTGTTCGATTAGCTAAATAAGGtttaaatatatccaatgttCTGCCTGTAAAATGGTAAAGTTTCAGTTTATGAATCAGTATTTCATGAACCACCATATCAAAAGCTTTCCCAAAGTCAAGAAAGATAGCCTCTATATACTTCCCATTGTCAGTGTCTTTTAGGCACGTTTTTATTAGGTATGTTAAACCAGTCTGACAGGAATGGCTAGGTCTGAATCCTGATTGATTTTTGTGTATTATATCTGTTCGTTTAAAGAATTCCTGTAACTGTGTAGCAATGTgacgttcaaatattttagatattatatTAAGTACGGAAATATGTCTATAGTTTCCTGGGTCTTATCTAAATGTAAGTTATACTAGAGGATAGATGATTCTTGCTCAATTTACGTGTGATTCAGTACATTTACTACTCTTTCTTACGGCGCTTTTTATGTCATTCATAAAGAAACAACAAGACGTAGATTCTCGATGATCATTTGCGTAAGAATAATATATTGAGGCATGTATAAACAGCAAGTGAACAGTCTTGATTCAGTAATGAGGAAGAATGATTGTTCAAAAATCCTGTACGTACGTCATACCTTAATGAACAATTCATaaatttatcatgacatcacagtacattaggggttctaattcaccaatcagagagctgcattttcgattacctgccagtttccacttgggtataacgaagtatattcaCAATGAACAtttagtgactttagaaataaatatcacactatttaagaaatcaaattaagatttttcactgcacatgccccagataatgctacaaacaacaaaactttgaagtgtcattgaaatatcatatcaatttaatacctttattttagttaaaagtttgagattttacacagggagtcaatgataaagtccgagtaaaatgtaatcattacccaagtgaaataagagtcattccgcaatgttttggacatgttaaaattatgaatagtcTGAATAATAAGTGGCAATGTCAGTAGGGCCGGCGCTGACGTCACATCCACGTAACATTAGTGCATATTTCCCGTTGAAAATCTAATATACGTTTCTACACTGTAGGATTAACGCACATTTCTTTTtcgtgtaacaacatctgcagaattccaTTGGATTGGTTGGTGAATTAAATGAGTATATTATAATAGGTCTAATGGGTGTGTCTAGTTAGCATTATTGATATACTTTAGGACTGTTTTATCACTTATATTTATAATGGGTTACTTGAATTTCAAAACGTATCAATTATGAACAAATTGCGTAAAAAAGGTTACAGATGTAGAATAAAATCTTATTTAGAGACGCCAAggatataatttattataactCCCAATTTggctatttattttacttttttacatttaataaatgcATGTCATTTTTTGTGCTTGCTTAAATTTATGGCGCATCGGCGTTATATAATTAAGTAACTTCGGGTTCCAACCATTTAGTAACAGTATTTGTTTCGCATTTATCCGGTTCCATACTTCCCCGAGATATACGGAGAGTGGCTGTTTAAGATCACCTTTTGCGTTTGTACCCATTTTGAAC from Mercenaria mercenaria strain notata chromosome 2, MADL_Memer_1, whole genome shotgun sequence carries:
- the LOC128554547 gene encoding sodium-dependent glucose transporter 1-like, which produces MTKEMVQDKENQRSCFSKAVETGFLVLTWLALSTYVEIYGPTLIDLKIKLDTDYEQVAVAVSGRSVGWFPGSIVAGFLVDKFSGYSHLLIAIGLDIAAAVTVAIPWSPNVTCMWVLCFVGGFVESFLNIGGTRILFNIWREKSASFLMLIHLGYGIGSFVVPLYSNPFLADKVSQPSDGNTTLDNNTTTESAIAATTESNLSEKNDTLQKGDSRIEYAYAISALIVALVSIAFYFYQIRESRNMKKEFKDIKPDTKIKDKNDKRKKRSFKEMINPATCAKGRFWYGSSILFLLVFYFGNIAGGDRMIGNFIRSYAIDQLGFSKDSASVLNTAYWITFSAGRLIFIFLARCISIRILILVEAGGMALSSLLLMIFADESSLSLWIIIQFFSFFCAAIWPTGIAWTDYHIELTGLGMSLQTLGASVGGVCHMRLIGFLYEHYGPKTFLYQTLGYGALQFVLASCLDIVGAQHGNRFDPDDDNTVEIELAATENSTDTIKKS